atgttttgcctttaaaatattttctttttcaaattcttccctctttttcctctgtatttctcATACTGGCTATAAAACTCTACTATTTCAGATCTCATATTACAATCTAACAGCTAAAAGAAGCCTTAAAATTCTAATACAACTCCTTTTTATGTCAGAAgcaactgaagttcagagagggCCTCTGGGTCTTGACCAAGGTCACTTAAATAGTCaatggaagatctgaatttgaacccaggtctcaaTCTCTCCCTCCTTTACGTCTCTACTGTATTagtcatcaataaacatttattaagcactttattatgtgccaggcagtgtgccaAGTACTAAAGATATAAAGAGGCAAAggctagtccctgccctcaaggagcttgcaatctaatggaagagacagaatgcaaacaaatatgtaccaaaaatatgatatatacaaTTTATTCATTAGAAAAGTTCCTTCCAGACTTTCTTTCAATATTCAAGAAAATTTTCCAAATAATTATTCCTAGTAGACCAATGTGATTATTTTTATATCCATGGACTATTTTCTTTGATGATTcccattctattttctcctttcctttcctttcctttcctttcctttcctttcctttcctttcctttcctttcctttttcctttcctttcctttcctttcctttcctttttcctttcctttcctttcctttcctttctctttttcttctctctctctctctctctctctctctgttaaaGTTATCAATACTGCTGTAGTGGTAATTCCCTGGTATTTGATTATGTTAATGAATCAAATGGTTTCATTGTTGTTCTCTATTAGGAACTATATAAAACAGCCATTGAGTTCCTGAAGCTAGAGAAAATTGAGATAGGAGGAGTGAGAGGAAACATCCTTGGACACTTGGTGATACAAATTTATGAGGAAGTCTTTGAGTTGGTGAGAGTTTTTGCAGAATGTAAATATGATCCGTTGGATCCTGGAGATCCGGTAAGCAACTCATTAAGTAACCGAAAACTTTAGGTTTAAATTTGttacataaaaatttattttcataaaatataccCAAGGATATGAGGAGACCCAAAGATGTAAGGGACATGGTAGTTTCCTATCTCTTACTTTATGATGCCAAATCAGCCCTGAATAAAGGGTTGTCACCATGACAACCAACACATCTAATTTAGACCTACACTCTCAGATCCTATCTCATGCTTGGTTTAAATGAGATTCTGTAGCTTGCAATTATCACTTTCCAAGCtgattgcttcttttttctttttctttttttttttaatcaacagaGTTTTGATGAAGATTATGCAGATTTTGTGAGCAAGATTCAAGATTTGGATAGAAGACTGGCAACTATATTTTGTCAAGGATTCGAAGATTGTAGTTCCATTGAATCTTGTGTTAAGGTATGGCTTCCTGGGGGCTGTCTTGGAGCTATAGTATTGGATAATTATAGAATTAGCAGAATCAGAATTTCATAGCAGGAAGGGATGGATCTTAGAGAATATAGTGGGTCCTTACTTCAATCTTTGCCTCACAGGCTGTTTAaaggaaagcatttttttaaaaatcttaaaatactagaGAAAATTGACTTAGGTATTCTATagttcaaacttttcatttttaagatggggaaactgaaacctGTAACTAGAGTTACAGTAACTTTCCCaaggaaaagtcaaagaaatttCAATGTGGAAACACCATTGCTTAAAgacaaaaagttaaatgactgtGTCCaccagggtcacaaaattagtaaCAGAGGTTAAGATTTAAACCTACATTCTCCTGACTCAAGTCCACCAGTCTATCCAGCCTTTCTCACAGTTCATTCAACTATAGAGATCCCATCCATATCATGGGGTTaagttctctttccccttctctctccccctctgtgaTCAGGAAAATctgtataaaaattttttttggcccTCCATACCAAAGAAGTctgtttctcctttttattttatagagtgttaaaatatgttgatattacaCGGTACTGTCATAGGGgtgcaaattggtgaacccctgggttcgggaaggaaaccattctcaagaatgagaggactccaaacttagcttaaaagtaaaaaagaaagatttattagtaagatgggattaatggccagcaagacagcatgagtggagcagccatgggaggctctccCCGGGTCCCCCAGTTCTtgcccttttgtatcctttccgGTAGTGTGTACGTGACTCCCTGCACTCAGGCACTCAGTTGGTGCAGGGTCAGTCCTAGACCCTCAGGGCCTAGACTGTCCAGGTGtgtcctggaggtgtatctctttgcctatctcaactcaaaggaattccaaggacaatggtccttgccttgggggtctcaagggcaggaagggggaagggaattcccctgctcacagcctgccagagtcaaggggtacagggtccctgccatctctgcacaatgcccatgtcagtactatatattttatacatttctgagtttctacattttttctgtgtcatctgttggCCTTTGTGTGTTGTTTGCATCTTTCGAAAAACTtccaaaaaattcccatttaatttcttatgccaacctgcaTTATATTGAAACTGCAATAGGGAAAGTCTCAATGTGGAACCTTATAGGGGACCAGCCTCTACATGCAAAAtgagggttctgagtggcgtttacaGCGTCGGATtgataagacaagaaaaagaaaaatgagaacaaccagactagtggttagacatgctgttccaaattctgttggcatggaagtttattatatatctttctcaaaaaagaagtcacagttggtaaggggcaataaatcacgtataatccattgaagtttaaagaatacagatgcaaagacaaatggtcaaattccaaaccccaattcagcagggtataattccgggagaggaaatatcctatggagatgctcatcaattgaaatctgcattcagactaaagactcaggttttaatTTGAGTATGGAATCAGCGTTTGTTTAAGATTtaggcttcttcaattatcaagggaggaaattatcaatttaatagaagctggtctgccacttcaaagctctccaataagaattgtaaaaaaggtggggatcaaagactgagtcagaagaggagcctcagatttttatcttagatggcccatccagtctgcatcctgacatgcagggcagaaaaatcatacatacagttttacttgccgatgattttgtaatgggatccagataaaatatctgttacagactctgtttctctaaatgactcctaataacctttttggagggatcaagttgattttggattaacctacctgctggtaccagagcctttttgggggctcaggtgaccaggaccaaacacaaagactgcctcagcctggattggtcacgtagggaatccagataacaggccctaaatttgatcctatttctccaaaggttttaatacatagaacggcttcccacagaaCCTGTACTATCTTTCCATATGATCAGTAGGGAGGAACAAGACATAGTTAACTTTAAGTATTTTAGACAAGCTCTTATCCAAATgtgtaaatttataaaaatccatGTAGAATTCTAGATACGATTAGTCTGGAAATTAAATATTCAAACCTAATTTTCTAATTACCACATTCATAAGATTATTGACTATTCATTAAAAATGCAgggatatttatattttcaatttattttcaaatgtagAATTTATAAAGGCATTTCTACAACTTGTAATGCTTTTCTTGAGGTTCATTAGCTATAAAAATCCTAACGGGTCTTTCTGTTGAAGAATCAGAAACTGAGGCACTAATTTGGGGTCTCAGTTGCTTAATGCCTGCTGCACATTTAAGTTGCACTTTacaattttctatttcctttttataattagTATGGTTTTCTCCTAGTGAAATATCTATATAGAATACCTCCTTATTGTCCTCTAGGCTACACTGTGCTAAATCAAATATCCTTTTAATTACTTTTCTCAGTTTCCTGCTTTGATATGTCTTGCAAACTCTGTTGCAAAGTACTGCTGTCTATTTGTCAACACAATATAAAATTTTGTATTAAtacttaatatttcattttatttttgttatgctatttttaatttcttagccTTCCAAATAATATTTCATGTTATTAGTTCTAGTTACTTCTTTTCccattgtttctgtttttcttgcACATTAgcatattttttatgtttttgaactGATCTTTTCatggtctttttttcttcatatattgttgtacccaaattttaatacctaacccaggttcatggccgaaggaagaatcacactgacaatgcaatatgcaagaagaggctcattctttactagcaataatagctagggtcgctaggcagagaggcatgcttgaatgaccccttggaattctcagccaagagtttatatagaaatgtttggggaagggggttggtacatacataattatcaaggtagtgtcagggacaggtggtcaggaagcatctggggaggggggtttcagggtcagggggctggaagcatttggcaaacatacattaaataggcaaatattgtaaagcaggcaaacatagacaaacattcctcaagacatcagataagatagcttcagttttaggtttatgatagggggagataaggaagactgtgctgggaaaccttgggggctgggggtagcttgtccaggccagaaatagttcagtagactgccagactgatttttaaatccaacaNgcttgtccaggccagaaatagttcagtagactgccagactgatttttaaatccaacaatatAAACATGTAGCACGTGATGTTTGGGTTGTACCAGTCTTCTCTAACTCAATGTGTTTGTTTTAATTCTTTGCAAAATTCTCAAATAAACTGTATAACTTACTGGAATgaataaaaattccaaatttcCAAGTACAGTTTCTCCTTTTTCTAATTCCTTGTAGGTACTTAGATAATTACAactatatctgtgtgtgtatgtgtttgtgtgtatgtcttTCTTTATAGGCACAATTGAATTTAGTATAAGTACTTATGCAGATAGGCTCCCCTGGAGAAATGAAATTCTTTTCACTAaagcatttgctttttttttctctttttttttctgaattatttagcATTTTCCCcactcttcccccctccctctacagaaaaataaaaacacctttGTAAATAAGGAttgtgaagcaaaacaaattcccatattgttCATGTCCAGAACTGtatatttttattctgtatattagTCCATCCCCTCttaggaggtgggtagcattctttattgCATCAATCAGAACTTtagtttattcattatttattttcattaggtTTGTCTTATTCTGAAAAATGTACATTGAGGTCCCtcactattattactattttcccTCTCACTTATTCAACTTTTCATTTCAAtatctagatgctatgccatctacaaaaatattaattattgaaATTAATTCACTTATGGTGTCTCTTCAGCGATGTAGTTGCCTTGTTTATCTCTTCTTTAATATCCCCAACATCTTAATAGctctttatctttttgtttttgtttttgtttactcattcttcCAGCCTTCCTTCCTGGATTGGGACTTTGTGTTAGAGTTAGAGTCTGCACATTTATGGTGGGACAATTTGTTGCCTTATCTGTTTCTGGTCTGGCTTATTTGATAACCTGTGGTATGGCCCTGAGATCTTTTCTCCTGTTACAGAGTTAGCATTGCAGCCATACCCTCAAAGCAGGAAAGGACTTAAACCCAAGTGCAACcaagtatataaatattttgcGTGGTTTGTTATCCTAGACCTGAACTAGATCTtttcttagagagagagagacaaccaTCTACTCTGATTCAACccaattcaaccaacatttattacatgCTACAATTTGCAAAGCAGTATACTAAATCCTGAGAGACAATGGCAATAAGTACTCAAGTACTTAGAAAACTTATGTTCTACTGAGATTAGGATACAACttttacagagaagtaaatataaaatcatgTAAGGAGAGAAGGAATAGGGATAATTGGGATCATCAGGAAAGGCAGATGGCTTGTGAGTCTTAGAGGAAGCTATACCTTCCCCTATTAAGGCTACCTGGTAATGTTTATGGATATAATTTCTTTGGTACATTTTAATCACATATGAAATGTCTTTTGAATTAAATCAAACATACTTTTACCTTTTCCCTGTACAATTATAAATTTAGCTTGTTCTAGATTGTTTGCAATTGTTTATATGTTGCTTCCAAggatttttcttatgtttttcttttccttgttgaGATCCATAAATTCCATAAGGTCAGAAACCGcagcatttttgtttttgttgttgttgttaatatgtCTTCAGAGAAAAGGTGTAACTAAACtaggaatttttttccctctggagcAAAAACAATTGGGTAGAAGAGTAGATGCAGTGCAGAGGACAGTCTAACAATGGGCATAGTTGTATAGAGGAGGCAGCCCATTCTAGAGAAAGGTTTACAAGGACAGTTGGGAGAAAGATAGACTCTAGGAGAAGGGTACCATACAATGTAGCACTGATGGGAGGTGATGATGGTAGCAGAGAACTGCGAAGAAAGCATGGCAATGATGAGTGTACCTCAGGGAGGAAACATTGAATTGAAGTATAACTTGTAGATGTAAAATGCGTTCTCTAAGATGTTAATGCCCTGGGAAAACCTAGATCTGCCTCCGGGCTgcggggagggggtggggtgggggtggggggtctgGTGGGCACCGGTGGTTGACCACTAGGCTGGGGCCTGCTTTGCTGGCTGACTGTGCTCGGCGTTGGTACCTCGGTCGTCTTCTCTGGCTGGAGAGTGCTGCTCCCGACGTCTCTGCAGCCCCTTTAATTCTTGTCACGAGGGCGCCAACGGAAGGGCGCGAGCTCCGAGAGACAGGCGCGAATTCAGGCTACAAACTCACTTACCATGAAGGTGAAGATTAAGTGTTGGAATGGTGTAGCCTCCTGGCTTTGGGTTGCCAATGATGAGAATTGTGGTATTTGTCGAATGGCTTTAAATGGCTGCTGCCCAGACTGTAAGGTACCTGGGGATGACTGCCCCCTTGTGTGGGGACAATGTTCACACTGTTTCCACATGCACTGCATTCTCAAGTGGCTTAATTCTCAGCAAGTACAGCAGCATTGTCCTATGTGTCGACAGGAATGGAAGTTCAAGGAGTGACTGATACCTGCTGTGATATCTGCCTTCTACCTGTCATGTGGTGAagaactctgtgaccttggacctATAGATCCCCTTCCCAAACCACAATAAGGGATCATTTTTATACTCCTGTAGGCCTTGATCCTTTTGACAGGAACTTTGAGACCACTCACGTAATAGGAAGGACATGGGGAACAAGGTGGGCACATAGACACCTTTCTTCCTCTAATGTGTTTAATCCCTCCCTCTTCATCAGATAGAAGCTGGAGTGGTTCACAGGATTAGGCTTCTTTGATTTTAAGAGGGTTGGAAAGAGGACTGgacttgattttgtttttttcccattgtcAATGTTGAAACTTTTTATCTTGAGAACTAAAATTCATTAAACTGTCTGAGCTTTGCTAAAGGcccctagggggaaaaaaaaagatgttaatgCCCTGGGACAAACCCCCATTCTGTGAAGACATGCCAGTTATGGCCCTACCTTGTAGTATGTAATATCTTCTCACAAAGCACTTAGcaaattctgttatttttatcCTAAGGTCTTATTGGAATTGATACTCCTTCCACTGGTGCACATTCATGCCCTCTCTTGTGTAATTTTTGTCCATATTTATAATTccttcaaaaataatatatatctgACACCCTTGGTGGCCTGGCGACATTAATATCCCATAATGCTATTGAGTACAACATTAATaaggaaatttagaaataaatttagaaaaaaaaatttagaaaactacatttaaatttagaaaatatagaaactgcatttaaaaatatacatgcaatgaagcagctaagtgactcagtaaatagaatactaggtctggagttgggaggacccaagttcaaatataacATTAGTTACTTTCTATCtctgtgatcctggcaagtcactgtttgcctAGTATTTGCcattctatcttagagttgttactaagaaagaaagtaggggttaaaaaaagctCTCAGGAGAAGTTTAGAGAGGGTCCCAAAGAGGAATAAATTAAGAAAACTAATAATGTTTCAATCCACCTaaagtaaatacatatatatatcatacatcTCATGATATAAtcttatattttcaaaaaatgtttacaACCATCTTTTttctaaatgcaaatcaaattctGACATAATTCTATAATAATCCCTCTAAGGCCACTCTTCCTTATCCCCCAACAACTTGTACTTGCAGGCTGCAATTCCAAGAGGACGACTAACTTTTAAGTTCAGAGTACTTTGTGGGTCAATACTCTTTAAAACTTTACTTCATGAGTTCCCATCAGTGTGTTTGCAATGAATAGTAAATGAATAGATATAATTagctaaaaagcaaaaatatttactCTAATGGCATCATAAGgacaattgtaaaaaaaaaaat
The window above is part of the Gracilinanus agilis isolate LMUSP501 chromosome 4, AgileGrace, whole genome shotgun sequence genome. Proteins encoded here:
- the LOC123247660 gene encoding anaphase-promoting complex subunit 11-like, with product MKVKIKCWNGVASWLWVANDENCGICRMALNGCCPDCKVPGDDCPLVWGQCSHCFHMHCILKWLNSQQVQQHCPMCRQEWKFKE